tccgagtggaagacactggatgttgcccatcgagttgcacgagcacGCGCTGGGTCAGATACTGTAGTCGTTGTATCTTAGGATTGGGTGGCAGTTGTTGAGCTAAGACGGCTGCTTCTGTGATGGCGCCAATCGGCGAATGGTACTCCCGATCCGCGACCATAGCGAAAGCGTTGTTTAGATCCCTTGGTTCGTGGGCGTGATTCTGCGTATTGCGCCTGCGCTGGgcacgcttggcgttcttcaccCGTCGGATCCTTCAgtgctcctcatcttcatccTAGGGAGCATCAGCTATAGGCTCATCGGCTAAGACGTCCACGAGTTGCTCGTTGTCCTATTGGGGGTCCAGCTCGTCGTCCTCCATATTGCAAAGGGAGGCCATGAAGACTTGACGATCCGGCGAGTGGTTAGCTGTAAGGCTGTacttgagtagctctgtgctactttctcccTCTTCCGTGATGGTAGAGAGAGGTCTGCCCTCCTGATGGATagttcctgcgtgaaggccacaaggcgggactcgtaatcgagtagttcggagggctcaaagcccttccagtacccAACACGTCCTTGCGGCattgatgttatggttaaatcTATATGGCTGCCTAGAAATGAATCAGTGTGgccatcgggttgcgagtggttttcaaagGCGGGGGCTGCCCGatgagcggtggctccctcatctccgagtccttctcgggaccggcttgaaggtgtagtactgcgCGAGGAGTACACTTTGTTGGAGTCCGAGTGGATGTCGGAAACAGGGtccccgacaagcggtggctcccacgtccttgagcttgagcagcaaatccaaatcctcctccaagttggagaggGATTTAGATTGTGTGGTCTCCTCAGATCAGTTTGAGTCCAATCCGACAAGATCTGGTGCGTCACAAGTGGAAATCGCGTCGAAAACGGATATCTTTTCGATCTGCAAAGCCAGATCGGGAAGCAACAACTTGTCGAGGTTGTCAATGATCTCATCGAGATCGCTGCTTCGAGTTGATGAAGAGGCCTCCAGCTCcctggagttggctaggtggctatTGAAGCCACCTGaaccgttggcgacgcagatccaggagccgaagatgaaagttgtgcccctGTCGAGCatagcgctggtgaagttgaaagatgccatcgaattctccggtggatgctcaatgaacacccctacctggcgtgccagctgtcggtgttttaccgccacgcccaccgagggatacctcgaggtggtgagtttgtaggtagggtgtcaccaagatcacgaactcgaaggtgcaagaaacacaagctttagacaggttcgggctgccaagagcgtaataccctacatcctgtgtggtttgtattgcctttgatggtgatcgggtgatctcctaggTGATTCCCTGAGGGGGCCCCTGAGGGGTGTccttgtccgcccttatatagtctgggaggacaggtctacatggaagtcctagtcgggtacaagcccaggagtcctacctgagtacttctcgagtagtttcctaccgtgtccgactagttttgctacgtatgagtagtcctactgcactacgagtagttacaacagatgtagggcgtgggccatgtctcatcccgtatcctaggagaagtacgCCACATGGACAGTCCTGTATACCCAGGTCTGACACTATAGGAAGGAAGTAGGGAGACATGGGCGAGCCGCCAACTACCCAACGATTTCACGAAGAACAATGAATCCGCCTTCGCCCTCACAAGGAACCAGCACCTGAACCAAGGCAACCGACCCACGAAGGTGAAGCCAAGGATCTGGACGCTCGAGTTCTCCTTCTTCATGCTCCTCCGCTCGTAGTCAATCCAATAACAGCAACCGATGAAGGACCGAGATCCGGCTCGAACGAGCCGAATCCGGGTTGTAGGACGCCTAGTTCTACCATGCATTGTTGGAGGTTTTTTCGATTTGGACTTGGTGAAACAACTAGAATCCCAGTGCCGCTATTTATAGCCGTGCCAGTGCAGGGTGTTGCCGTGAGGATGGATGGGCCAAAACCAAACGACCAACATTAAAAAAGCATACATGCCCTGATTCCCATTAACAACTCCAGGCCCGACGGTCCACCACGGGATAAGACGGGGCGAGCGGGCGGTGACTGAGACAGGAGCAGGCGGCGGGCGTCGTGCGAGCCCCGAAGCAAGCAAGGATGGGCGTAGCTGGAGAACCTGTGCCGGACGATCCGACGCCTGCAAAGGCTGCTCTCGGCCTGTTGTCAATCAAATCCCACCGGCGAGAgatgacaggcaacacgaggagccgggaggctgccgggacggctggtgggccccggtcccttgaTCAACGGCCCAGAACCTGGCACACACCTTGGCTTGATGAAGTACctggcgtgccacctgacctatacccgatcaggaaggtgatGAAGATGTCACTTTCGCTTTTCCTGCATACACATACACAATAAAACATCAACCCGAGCCGTGCTCGGCTCTAGGTCCTCCCAGAATCGACTGCAAGTAGCCGATAGCACCTTTATTAGGTCAAAATACCCATAATTACATGAATATGTATAATAGAGAAGAACGCTCGCCCTATACCTAACTAGCTAATCTGATCCACGCCGGTACGCTTCTCACCATACAAACGGAACATCTTACGCGTGGCTGAGCCTAACATGTGTGATCAATGAACAAAGCGTCCATCTAATCAGAGGCTTAAGACCCGATAggaagtcgattcccggaacagtCCCTTCTTAGGCTACCGCAAAGCACCAATCAcacagccggaacattcaactcgtttgaaAGGCCTATTTGTATGGATATTGAGCCAAACCTCCGTAATACGCAGGCCTACCGTAACAGATCAAATCTACTAGATAAATACAGGGCAAGGTGCTGTGCTTTACACAGCCAGATGTATAAGCACAGCTAATCGCTTCTGAAACAACTCAACAGATTAAAATTATCACGATACATTACTGCAGAATCATAAACGAAAGGACAACTAGCATTACTCGCCATAAAaaacgcttcagcacgagcaataCCAAAATAGTAGATCAGAGCTACGCCGCCCTGATCATGCTAGGCATGATCAGGGCGGCACGGCAATTACCTGGtgaaaaaccctagaacaggggtggcggtgCGCCGTGAATTGTAGGAGATTGATTCTTCTTTCTTTCTGTTtgcacgatacatatttatagtccaaggACTTAACCCTAACTGATTACGAGTTATCTCTAACCTTACTGTTTAAACTAACCCTACTGGATACGAGGCCCCTTTGGGCCCTTCTCTTCCTGCACAGGGCCGTTTCCACAACCTGTCACGATACTTTGTTGCAGCCCACATTGCTTTCGGCCCACCTCCTATTCTGGTCAAATTATGGCGCTAACAcctgcccccctggttttggaaATAATAATTTCAAAACCATTTTCCTCTGActtgcctcttcaacttccaccaTTTGTACGGGTTCGTACCGCTTCCCCTGCCATCGGACGCGCCGCCTCGACTTCTGCGCTCGGCCTTTCAGATGCGCCTCTTCAGCTTCTTTCCTGAAATCCGATACCGCGCCTCTTCACCTTCCATCCTCGCTCTATAAAATGATGCCGGCGGTTCATCTTCCCTCCTGCATTCTGCTTGCACCGCCATACCTTCTTTTCCTCAACCATGGCTTCTCATTCCTCCGTCGCCTCCAACACTTCACCGTCCTCCGACATTACCCCTTCCTCCTTCGGGTACCTCTCATCCTCCGTTTCTTCGCCCATATCGATCTCCTCCGACCCCGAAAGCTCCTCTGAAGCGGCGCCAAAGCCCAATCTGATGGCGTCGTACGATGccctcgctcctctgcattgggacgcagaggaatgggacttcagCATTTGGTCAGAAGACGATGCATCTCTGACCagcgatgaggacctccaggTCCTCCTCGAGGACGCCCTGGATGAAGTCGAGGAGGACTCCTGGGACAGCGGCTTCTCCTCCTCCGTAGAGGACACCGAAGATCTCTCCACCGACGAGGACTCGGTggcaggagggttcctgcgcgGAGGATCATCGACCTCGGCAGGCAGTGAAGACACCAGCTACGACGCTGGTTCGAGcagtgatgatgatgacgacgacagcaccagcggcggcagcagcggcaaCGACGGCAGCTCCAGCTCATCTCCCCAGTCTAAGCGTCGCAAGATCCTAGGGACCcactggtggtagttcgtagggtTTTAATCCACTAGGCATAGAGCCGGTAATCCGGCTTTCATTTTGAAGTGTTCTGATCGACTTCCTTTTGTATCGACCCTTGTATAAAGAACTTTTCTTAGCCAACTGAAATTTCGCACCTTCTACTTTATGAAgatccgatggcatcgcatcggacTTCTTCTTTCATCTTGACCCGGACCCGATCCTTACGTGGAGCCCGATTTTGCCAAAGACTCGAGTACTTTGCAGACTCTGTTGTCGAGTAGTACTTGATAAAGGGACCTAGTcatattttgcaaaaattatCCCTTACTACTACTTCCCCTGAGCCCAAACCAAGGTGAGGGTTACATCTCTAGGATCGATGGCTCCACATCGGCTACTCAATCTTCGAGC
Above is a genomic segment from Panicum hallii strain FIL2 chromosome 8, PHallii_v3.1, whole genome shotgun sequence containing:
- the LOC112903617 gene encoding uncharacterized protein LOC112903617, whose protein sequence is MASHSSVASNTSPSSDITPSSFGYLSSSVSSPISISSDPESSSEAAPKPNLMASYDALAPLHWDAEEWDFSIWSEDDASLTSDEDLQVLLEDALDEVEEDSWDSGFSSSVEDTEDLSTDEDSVAGGFLRGGSSTSAGSEDTSYDAGSSSDDDDDDSTSGGSSGNDGSSSSSPQSKRRKILGTHWW